In Quercus robur chromosome 11, dhQueRobu3.1, whole genome shotgun sequence, the following proteins share a genomic window:
- the LOC126707650 gene encoding monooxygenase 2-like — MEEVQDIVIVGAGIAGLTTSLGLHRLGIRSLVLEFSDSLRVTGFAFTTWTNAWKALDAVGIGDSLRQQHKQFYANLNTSTVSGVQTAAMSFEAKGKHGDHEVRCVNRKLLLEALAKELPSGTIRFSSKVVSIEISGFYKLVHLANGTILKTKVLIGCDGVNSVVAKWLGFKAPTFTGRAAIRGCVNFKSNHGIEPKFFQFFGKAFRSGFLPYDDNGIYWFLTSNEDKEREDDPIIMKQFVLSKLGNEYVPDEIKAIVENTKLDSIISSPLRYRHPWELLWGNISKENVCVAGDALHPMTPDIGQGGCAALEDGVVLARCLAGALLKEQSEETKGKGDREREEYKRIEMGLKKYAKERRWRSIELISTAYIVGFVQQGNGKVTTFFRDNILAAFLAGLLLKRADFDCGKLSFS; from the exons ATGGAAGAAGTGCAAGACATTGTGATTGTGGGAGCTGGAATTGCTGGCCTTACAACATCTTTAGGACTTCATAG GTTGGGTATTCGAAGCTTAGTATTGGAATTTTCAGATAGTTTGAGGGTTACAGGATTTGCCTTTACAACATGGACAAATGCTTGGAAGGCCTTAGATGCTGTTGGCATTGGTGACTCCCTCCGACAACAACATAAACAGTTTTATGC GAATTTGAATACCTCTACAGTTTCAGGAGTTCAAACAGCAGCGATGTCATTTGAAGCCAAAGGAAAACA TGGAGACCACGAAGTTCGTTGTGTGAATAGGAAGCTGTTGTTGGAAGCCCTTGCAAAGGAGCTCCCAAGTGGTACCATTAGATTCTCTTCCAAGGTGGTTTCTATAGAGATATCAGGCTTCTATAAGCTTGTGCATCTTGCTAATGGAACCATTCTCAAGACTAAG GTGTTGATTGGGTGTGATGGAGTGAACTCAGTGGTGGCAAAGTGGCTGGGCTTCAAGGCACCAACTTTTACAGGAAGAGCTGCTATTAGAGGTTGTGTAAATTTCAAGTCCAATCATGGGATTGAGCCTAAGTTCTTTCAATTCTTTGGGAAAGCATTCCGATCTGGTTTTCTTCCTTATGATGACAATGGCATCTATTGGTTTTTGACATCCAATGAAG ataaagagagagaagatgatcCAATTATAATGAAGCAATTCGTCTTAAGCAAGTTAGGAAATGAATATGTACCTGATGAAATAAAGGCCattgttgaaaatactaaaCTGGATTCTATTATATCATCTCCATTAAGGTACAGACATCCCTGGGAGCTTCTTTGGGGAAACATAAGCAAAGAGAATGTATGTGTAGCTGGTGATGCACTCCACCCCATGACCCCAGACATTGGCCAAGGTGGTTGTGCTGCCTTAGAAGATGGTGTTGTTTTGGCCAGGTGTCTTGCTGGGGCTTTACTAAAAGAACAAAGTGAGGAAACAAAAGGGAAAGgtgatagagaaagagaggaatatAAGAGGATTGAGATGGGGTTGAAGAAGTATGCCAAAGAGAGGAGATGGAGAAGCATTGAGCTCATAAGTACAGCTTATATTGTTGGTTTTGTACAGCAGGGTAATGGAAAAGTGACAACCTTCTTTAGAGACAATATATTGGCTGCATTTCTAGCTGGGTTACTATTGAAGAGAGCCGATTTTGATTGTGGGAAGTTAAGCTTTTCTTGA